The sequence below is a genomic window from Flavobacterium lipolyticum.
CCTGCCGAAGCTGCCTTTGGTGTAACCATCATGGTATTCGGATCTAAATAAGGATGCGGAGTGGTTACGGAATTCCCTACTAAATCGCAAATTTCAATACTTCCTGAATTTTCACATGGAGAACCCGTATCCCACGTTCCAAGAGGAGGCTGCGGATTTTTACAGGCCGAAAGTACATCTCTTGGTGCAGCAACGAATAGTCCGGGTAAATTAGGATTGGTTCCATTATTGGCCACATGATCAAATTTTTTTCCATAAAAAGGCAATCCCATGATTAATTTATTGGCAGGGAAACCAACTACGTTCAAATATTGAGTAGTTAATTCATCTAATGATTCCGACTGCTCTGCACCATAAAACGGATCGTTTGTGTTTCCGCTTGCATACAATGGCGCATTGTAACAGGTTTTATCGAACCAGTTTCCACCGAAATCATAACCAAAAAAAGTAATATAATCGCAATAGGTCGAAATATCTTCTGTCATTCCGAATTGGGCTCTGTTGTTTGGTCCAAGATATTGTTTGGATACATTTCGAACATTGTTCCCAGCCGCGATTGTAATTAATTTATTTGGCATTGCCTGACGCATTGCCTTTAATAAATAAACTAAATTTTTGTTGTCGTCGGGACTGTATTTTTGAGGAGGAACCGGGGCACCATTAAGAATCTCTGTACCATCTGTACCACCTGATAGCGGATATTCCCAGTCGATATCAAATCCGTCAATAAAGGGATAAGTAGCAATGAATTTTACCATATCTGCAGCCAAAGCAGCTCTTGCCACAGGACTTGCAGCAATTGGAGAAAGATCCTGACCTTTGGTCCATCCTCCAACAGAGATTAAAACTTTCAAATGAGGATACTTTTCTTTTAACTTCATCAAGCCATAAAAGTTTCCTTTCACGGGAGCATCCCACGGAATTCCGTCTTCCATATGCTCAAAATCGGCATAGGTATCCAAACATTGTAATTTTGTATTCTCCGGACGGGCAGGATCATAACTTGTACCGTAAAAAGAATAATTTAAATGTGTCAATTTACTTCCATCTATCTTAGAGACATTAAAATCCCTGCCATAAATAGCCCATTGTGCATAATATCCAACTACTTTTTTATTATGACTCGGCTGAGAAAATAATAAGGTTGGAAATAAAACTGAAAATAAAAATAGTAAGTAGTATTGTTTCATAACTTTTTTTTTCAAAATTAAAGCTATGTTATAGAATTAACTTTCACAGTGTTACAATTGGCTAATTACATGTAATAATTAGCAGCTTACGCCGAAGCACTTAATATTTGGCAGGGAAATTTTCTGCTTCAAAAAAAAGACTGCTTTGTCGAAACATTATAAAATATGAGGTATTTCTTTTTAAATTCGTCGTTATAGTGAAAGTTTGGAATAAATAATAAAGTTTGAAAAGATACCTGCAAAAGGATTTTTTACGGCTTTAAGAAATTAACAAGGCTTGCAGGTTTGTGCCCGCAGGATATTGTTTCCCCCATGCTTCCTCATTTGAACTCCAGCCCTTATCTACATCAAATGTGACTATTCTGGAATCATTCATCAAATCAAAATCAACCAATATTCCCGGACTTTGTGAAATAAGCATTACCGTATTGTTTTGAGGATTGTTGTCACTAAACATTAAGAAAGCTTTATTATCAGGAGCAACCTCGATATTTTGCTTCCCGAATGTTTTAAACGTACAGCTGCCATAGTATTGACCGTCATTGGAACTATAGATACAAATTCCAGTGGCATACACTGTACCGGAATCATTTTGAATCAGTACTGTTGAGTTGTCATTATTGGTATCTACTGACATAGCTCCAAAATCCTGAATCAGCAATCGTTGTTTTAATTCTATTTTATAATTTGTCCCCCCTATACTGCTTCTTGAAGTTGATCTTGACATCAATCTATCAGTCTCCGGTTGTGGAATGTATATGGTTTGATTTTCTATAATCTCACTGGTAGATGCATAAGCACTAAGACGATATTCCCATTCGATCATTACCGATCTGAGGAAATTTTTGGTCACGCTCCAGCACAGAGGCCTGAACTGTGAAACATTTCTGGACCTTGAGGCCAGAAAACAGCATAAACTATAGTTTCCTTTATTTAATACCTCAACGGTTTCCTGAGAGAAGTTAATTATTAGTCTATTGGTCATCCTGTTTTTTTTAAATTAAAATTGAAACAAAAGAATTACTCCTCATCCAAATTCAGATGAAGAGTAATTCAAACAACACTACCCTATATTATTACTTGCTTCTTTCGCTTAGTTCTTTCTCTCTGCTACTGGTGTTTTCAATCAATAGCTTTTTCAAATCTGTATAAGCATTAAAGTTTTGCAACCAGGTACCTCCATCTGCTTCCCAGCCCTCATTTACTGTATAATCAACATCACGTGAGTCCGAATCGGTCAGATCAATAAAGGCACCGGCCGACATTGCTTTGGTGATTACAGTCGCCGTTTCTATCTTCTCTGTTGAAAAAATAAGCGCTATTTTAGTAATTGGCGTGATCACTCTGGCAGACCCTGCTCCTAAAATTGGAAATGCACACAAAATGTTTGATTTCCCATTTACTAACTGATTAATACCAATTGTAAAACGCTGTTTATCCTCGTTTAAAAAAGATACTGTTCCCGGATAACCGTTTTTACTCTTTGTGATATTACCGGAACCCTCTTCAATAGTTACCAATTGACCTAAATCGACTTTGATTGTATTACTCGCTTCAATTAGAACCTGAGGTGCTACCGTACTTGTTGAATTGTAAGCCTGAAAGTCTTCCTGCCAGGTAATTTTAGTTTTGGTCAGTAATTTTTCTGCCGGTAAATGAAACCATACGGTTGGAGAACCATCACCTGATGCTGATACTGATTTAAATCCGTATAAAGAATACCCCTCAGCTTTTAAAATTTTTACATCATCAGGACTAATATTAACTGTTGTTGTGAAAGTTGACATAATTTATTTGTTTGTTTGGCCCTACTCATGAGGCTTTTCGGGTAACGCCTTACATTATTTTCTGAATGCAAACAGTTCGTTTTTTAAAGTGGGATCTGCTCCACTCTTTTTGATACCCTATTTTTAAGAAGCAAACCAAATCATCCGCAAACGCAAACTTTACTTATTTTGTAAATGTTGCAGTGCTTCCCGCTTTAGCTGTACAAGTACGGCCTGTCATGTTGCTGCCATTATCTAAACCTACCATATAGTGGTCTCCTACTTTAATAAATTCTGCGGGGTCAATACCCGTAACTCTTAAATCTATAGCGTTAATAGCATCATTACTTCTGCCTGTAGCCACTGGTTTGTTTCCAAGCTCATTTTTAATTAATACATCAATCATAATTCTGGTTTTTAAATTAAACAATAAGAGTCGTGACTTTTATCATAATAGCCTTACGATGAAATTCAAAACATTTGTGGTCACTGCCCTTTTCAAGATTGTACTTTCTTCCTGAGTCAGTAAAACAACCTGTGTCCGTATCAATCAAGCTGTATTTTTCTTTTTTCTTTGAGATAAAAATCCCATTTACATTGTTGAGACGAATTACATTTTTGCCTTACTATTGATTTTCTCATTTTTGTGATCTGCAGTATCCCTCCATGAGTTTTTTAGATTCAGGTTGTACAATCCTTAATTCTAATAAGTCAAAATTATCTGTTTATTCCTGCTTTTATTTGTACAGAATAAGCTACTTTTTGTCAATTTGAATCATAACACTTTTCTTAATAAATTAACAAATGGAAATAAATGGTTATCTGTACTATACTTACTTGGTGGATAATTAAAATTCTGTTTGAAAACACGGGAAAAATGAGCGATATCAAAGAAGCCGGCAAGAGAGGCTGCCTCAGTAACTGATTTCTTCTGTACCACTAATACCTCAGCAGCAAATTGAAGTCGTATATCACGTAACAGCCGTATAGCCGGAAATCCAAATAATGATTTCACCTTGCGGTTAAGATTTGACGGACTCATAAAAAGTTTCGCTGACAGCATCTCCATACAGAATGCCTCGTTATCAAGATTATCGATAACGATGATCAGTAATTTCGCCAGCCATTTGTATTCTTCTTTTAACTGAATCAGCTTGTTAAAACACTCATTGCTTAAAGGAATTTTCCAATCCTCCTCTTTAAATCCTGTAATCAAACAGTTATCGCGATATGCTGAAGGAGAAAGTCCAAACTCTTGTTTGAATTTACGACTGAAAGTGGCCACACCACTAAAACCGCAATAAAGAGCCGTTTCTTCAATGGAGTATTTATTGGTTTCTAAAATATCTTTGGCCAACTGCATCCTATAACACAAAATGAGTTTCCCTGGCGAGAAACTCATTTGATTTTGCACTTTACGGTTAAGCTGTGCTCTACTGATCTTCAATTGATCTGCTAATTGGGAAACACCAAAAGAAGGGTCCGTTTTTTTTCTTGCATGATGGCATCAATCTGCCTTAAAAAATTTTCGTCCGATAAACTAACGCTTTTTTCAATCTCAAGTTCTTTCATAGTTTGTACGCTTTAAATAATACTTTATCATATTTAAATAAAGACAAGCCGAGAAAAAGAACTGTAAAACAGAAAAACATTTAAAAACCAACTAAAAAAATAGTGTCGAACTAATTTTCAAAAAGGGATGTTCCATACTGTTTGGGGGGCAGCATACTAAATCTATGGCTTTTATATCTTTATCTGTTCAAAACTAAACGAGCCATTCAATTTAACACCGGAAAATGTCACGAGATCTCTATATGATGGCACGAAAACAAATAAATCAGTCATAAGATTTTTCTTAATGCTGTAATTGTAAAAGTCTCTAAAACTTATATTTTTTTTTTGCGAACTGTTCGCTGGTCAGAAACTCAAACAGGAAGTTTATTGAAAAGAGCCGGATTACTTTAAGATTATTAGATGTATTTAAAACCGGGGTAGAAATGCTTCGGTTTTTATGATTCGATCTGACTACCAATACCAAAGATAAATTTACTTATCTTCAACATTCCTTTTACAAAATTAAAAGCCGGTAACTAAAATTTAGTTCCGGCTTTTGTTGAATTAATTTATTTTTCTTTTAAGCAAATCTTTCGTCTTTGTAGACAATGGTATTATATGAGTAAACACATGACTCAGACTATCTGGTTTTACACTATTTCCACCACTGTGACAAAAAAAGCAGGACGTAACTGATTTGTAATTTCCATCCGGAACAGAATTGGAGCTTGGAGACTGAAAGAAGGTTTCCATAGTACTATTTGCTAATCGCCCAGTTCCAATTGCATCTCCGTTATTTCCACCGTAAGGATATGAATTACCATTGGGCCCTGCACCACCAAAAGTCCAGGTTGCACCTATTAGCAAATAATTCTTTCTTATATCATTACCAACCAACATTTTACGTATACTGTTATTAATAGCAATAACTTCACTATTCGAATCTGCAGGAGTTCTATTCTCTTGATTAGGAACAGTATCAGAAGCAACTCCCCAAGCCATCACTCTTTTTATATTAGGCTTGTCTATCGTTGAGTCAGTAATTTCAATTGTATTGTTTTTAACGGTCATCTTCTGCGTATTTTTTGTTGTATCGTCGGCATTAACATT
It includes:
- a CDS encoding helix-turn-helix transcriptional regulator, which gives rise to MKISRAQLNRKVQNQMSFSPGKLILCYRMQLAKDILETNKYSIEETALYCGFSGVATFSRKFKQEFGLSPSAYRDNCLITGFKEEDWKIPLSNECFNKLIQLKEEYKWLAKLLIIVIDNLDNEAFCMEMLSAKLFMSPSNLNRKVKSLFGFPAIRLLRDIRLQFAAEVLVVQKKSVTEAASLAGFFDIAHFSRVFKQNFNYPPSKYSTDNHLFPFVNLLRKVL